The bacterium DNA window ATGGCGGACGCCGTTCAAGACCACGTTGATGGCGATGATCTTGAGATAATTGAAGATTGAGTTTTCAAAGAGCCCGTTGAACTCCTTGATGCGGTGATTGTCGTTTTCCATCAACTTCGCATACACTTCTGCGGCAAAGTCGTCGAGCGTGGCGATGCCGGCGTAGCGCTTACGCTGGCACACCACGAAGATGACGCGGCGGAGGTGTTGGTCGTAGCGATGCTTGAATTCCTGCCAGAGAAGATTGTCCCGCGGCTGCAGGGCGAGCTGCTGGATGAGTTGATTGTGCGTCAATCGGCTCAGCTCAGTGGTCGGGAATGAACGTCGCTCAGTGTCGTTGCCTGGTAGAACGTAGGACATGCGGGGCCTTTTGGGTTCATCACGAGCATTCTGCGCCGGCAAACCGCTGCCAGAGAACGTGCAGCGATGGAATTTGAACAGGACTTCGAGGCGGCTGACGATTCGACCAGAACGATCCTGCTGGTGCGGGTCTGCGCCCGGTTGGAGGCGGTGCTGTCCTGGTGGCAGTCATGAACCGGCTGGAGGAAACGCAGTGGCCGCGCAAATTCTATCGGAATTGAAAAATTATACATGTTCGCAGCTCAAATGTCAACACATTATTCCACCGGCAAACGATGGTGTCAGCGCGCTTGCTGTTGCAGCATCAATCCGGGCGTCATCGGCGGCCCGGGCAGATTCGCGCTGCGGCGCAATTTCTCCACAGGCCGCCGGCGATGGCGAGAGGGCGGGGCAATACCCGTGCGCGGAATCTGTGAAGTAATCACGCGCGGTCTGGATTTTCCCTTGCATTTGTCCGGCAGAGGATTAAATTCCATGCGTGTCTAAAACGGATGGGGCCACGCCACCGGCGCCTGGTGCGCACCGTGGAGGAAAGGAAGCTCATTCGCGTTTGGCGACCTTGTTTGTCGCAAGTCCTTTCGAAATGGCTGAGTTCACAAAATTCGCATGATTGAGGAGGCTTCATTGGATACCCCGAAGCAAAAAGCGCAACACATCATATCTCAGATGGAGGAGGGCAGCACGTGGCAGGACCTCATCGACCGGCTCCAGAAAGAAAAAAATGCCCACCCTCTGAACAATGACAACGTCGATTGGGACCGCCTCGTGCGCCACGTCCGCACGGTGCTCTACGACGAATTCCCTGATGCGCAGACGCTGAAGCTCGACATCGACCGTGAGGGCCACAAGGTGACCGGCTATTTTGTCTCGCAAGACTTTGAAGGCATGGAGGATGCAGACCGGCAGGATCGCGTGTGGGACGCCCTGGAAAAAGGGCTCTCCGTGGAAGAGCAAAGCCGGATCCTCAGCGTCATCGCGTTGACCCCCACTGAAGGCGTCGCGCAAGGCGTGGTGTCGTAGCCACCCGCCGGGAAATCCGGCCGATTTGTTCGTGACCATCATCAGGCCACTTGCTGCAAGCGAGTGGCCTTTTTTTATTATGGTGAGATTCCTGGGTCAGCCGCAGGCGGGCGAACAATCGTAATCCCGCCGCGCACAGTCGTGCCGCCGCGCCGATGAACGCGCGCTCCGCTATTCCGTCACCGCCTGGCGCTCGCGGCAATAGCAATCATAAATAAACGCGGCACACCACACGGCCGCTCTCCCTTCCCCGCCGGCCGGCCTGCCTTCCTGCCACTCACAATGCCCGGCGCGGTGCACGATACAAATGCCGGCCTCACCGGCAACCGCCAGGCTGCGCAAGCCACCGGTTGCGACGAGTTCTTCGGCGGCTGCATTCAATTCGGCGCGCGGCCAGGAAACTGCGCGTTCAGCCGGCAGGCCCGTGCATTGTGCCAGCGCCTTCGCAGTGAGCAACAGATAATCGACATTATCGAGCATCGCGAGCATGCCCATGGCCTGGCCCGGCGCATGCAGCTCGCCGCAAAAAAGCGAAGTCGTCATTCCGGCACCTTGCGCGCTCTGGAAGAGGGCGCGCGCCGGCATGCCGGCGCGATCCAAATCGCCGAGAATGGCAAGCTGCGCCAGATCGTGCAGGTGAAACCAACTCGCCAGGCAATGGCGAAAATCAAAATGCGCCAGGTCGAGCAGGTCGTTGGCGCCGGCGCTGTGAAAGCTGGTGCGCCGGCCACTGCGGAGTGACTGCATCACCGTGGCGCTGGCGGTGCGCGCTTGCTCATCGACCAGCAACTGAAAAGTGTCGACGTCAAGCTCATGGCAGGCGTCGAGAATCACATGGCCGTTGTCGTCTTCTCCCAGCAGGCCAAGGGCATACAACGGCAATTCGGCCTGCAAGCGCCGCAAGGCCGCGATCACTCCGAACACCCCGCCGATTGCTTTTGCTTCATGGTTGACGGTTGCGTGGCCGCCTTCCCGGGGAAACTGTTCAATCTCATGCACTTGTTCGATCAACCACGGGCCGGCACAGGCAAAGCCTTCACGGAAGATCATGCCCACCTCCATTCCTGACCATACAGCACACACGCGAGAATTCAGATCATTGCCGGCGGACGGCCTGCCGCACGAGTGCCGGTTGGCCGGCGCAAGATATCGCAGTCGTTGGCGGTGGCATGCTCCGCTGCCGCCTCTGAGGCCGGGCAAAATTCGTTTGTATCCTAAGCAATTTTTCACTATTTATCAAACCAAACTTTGAAAGGACTGCTGCGCATGCACATACCCGCGGCCGCGTTGCCCGGCCTCAATCGGCTCGCTTTGACTTATCTGCAGGAGTTTGAGGCAGTGCGTGAGTTTTTCGGAGTGGATTACCGCACGCTGGAAAACCTGGAGGCGCATGCGCGCACGGTCGCCAAGCACAGCTATCCGCGGGAAGCGCTTGCCCATGCGCTCCACCGCCAAAATCACCACTGGGGTGCCGGTGAGAAAGTGCTTGCCAACATTGCCGCGCTGGCGCAGCCGGGCAGTTTGGCAGTGGTCACCGGCCAGCAGGTCGGCATCTTCGGCGGCCCACTGTTCACACTTTACAAGGCGCTGACTTGCGTGAAGCTTGCCGAGTCCTTGCAGGCCCGGTGGCAGCAACCGGTGGTACCGGTGTTCTGGTTGGCGGCAGATGACGATGATCTTGCCGAGATGAACCACGTGCTGCTGATGACGCCGGAGAATGAGTTGGTTTCATTCTCCTGCCCACTCGATGCCACGGCGCGCCGGCCGGCGGCGCAGGTTCACCTGGCCGAGGCCATGACCGAGTGCCATCGTGCGCTGGCGGAAAATTTGAGCGAATCGGAGTTCAAAGGAGAGATCCTCACGGCGCTGGCACAGGCCTATGCCGCGGGCCGCTCGCTGCCGGAGGCCTTCGCGCGCTGGGTGCTTTATCTCCTGGGCGAGTGGGGCTTGGTGCCGCTGAATCCCGCGGACCTGGAGATCCGGCGCCTGGCGCGGCCGCTGCTGTTGCGCGAGTTTGAACAGGACAGTCCCTCGACTGCTGCCGCTTTGCGCGCCAGCGCGCGGCTGGAGCAGGCGGGTTTCGGTGTGCAAGTGCCGCTGCGGCCCGGCCGCTTCAATGCCTTCTATGTCGATGAAGTGCGGCATGCTCTCGAGAAGCAAGCAGAGCGCGTGGTCAGCACGGACGGCCGCGTGGCGTTTTCAGTGCGCGAGTTGGCGCATCGCTTGCAGGACGCACCCCAGCAATTCTCTCCCAACGTGATTTTGCGGCCCCTGCTGCAGGATGCGCTGCTGCCCAATGTGGCCTACATTGCCGGGCCGGGAGAGATCGCTTACTTCGCCCAGTTGCGCGGAGTGTATGAAGCATTCGGCGTGCCCATGCCGGCCATCTTTCCGCGCAAGTCGCTCACGCTGCTGGAAGGCAGAATCAAACGCGTGCAGGACAAATACAACCTGCCGCTCACCGCCTTCTGGAGCCGTCCGGAGGAACTGGTGTCGCGGGTTGCCCGGCAGCACGCGCCCGAGGGCGTGTTCGAGCCGGTGGCTGCGGCGCGTGATGCCCTG harbors:
- a CDS encoding PfkB family carbohydrate kinase, which produces MIFREGFACAGPWLIEQVHEIEQFPREGGHATVNHEAKAIGGVFGVIAALRRLQAELPLYALGLLGEDDNGHVILDACHELDVDTFQLLVDEQARTASATVMQSLRSGRRTSFHSAGANDLLDLAHFDFRHCLASWFHLHDLAQLAILGDLDRAGMPARALFQSAQGAGMTTSLFCGELHAPGQAMGMLAMLDNVDYLLLTAKALAQCTGLPAERAVSWPRAELNAAAEELVATGGLRSLAVAGEAGICIVHRAGHCEWQEGRPAGGEGRAAVWCAAFIYDCYCRERQAVTE
- the bshC gene encoding bacillithiol biosynthesis cysteine-adding enzyme BshC is translated as MHIPAAALPGLNRLALTYLQEFEAVREFFGVDYRTLENLEAHARTVAKHSYPREALAHALHRQNHHWGAGEKVLANIAALAQPGSLAVVTGQQVGIFGGPLFTLYKALTCVKLAESLQARWQQPVVPVFWLAADDDDLAEMNHVLLMTPENELVSFSCPLDATARRPAAQVHLAEAMTECHRALAENLSESEFKGEILTALAQAYAAGRSLPEAFARWVLYLLGEWGLVPLNPADLEIRRLARPLLLREFEQDSPSTAAALRASARLEQAGFGVQVPLRPGRFNAFYVDEVRHALEKQAERVVSTDGRVAFSVRELAHRLQDAPQQFSPNVILRPLLQDALLPNVAYIAGPGEIAYFAQLRGVYEAFGVPMPAIFPRKSLTLLEGRIKRVQDKYNLPLTAFWSRPEELVSRVARQHAPEGVFEPVAAARDALGQRLDELKQRATALDATLAGFIDKERGKIFHQLEIIENKLLQATKRQNETLTQQILKAAHALYPRQQLQEREFSLVPFLSKHGKGLVRQLYEQMDVQRFDHQVIELF